A single region of the Triticum dicoccoides isolate Atlit2015 ecotype Zavitan chromosome 2B, WEW_v2.0, whole genome shotgun sequence genome encodes:
- the LOC119365407 gene encoding serine/threonine-protein kinase CTR1-like isoform X1 has product MPHRRRLHSLAPLPPPPPSPHTAFDLSEAESRLPLLADYGRLKPVDDLSAPAAPPSAHWSAGSAFTGTEPATASTSTAATGSSLAPASSAARDDTWVRRSRESYYLQLSLAIRITSEAFLAGVPPELLLRRLGPGDEAEQHADVAADAAAVSYRLWVNGCLSWGDKIAHGFYNIMGIDPHLWAMCNADEGEGRRLPTLAALREVDASDQSSLEVVLVDKCGDSVLVDLERRALDLYRALGATLDLVRRLALLVSDHMGGALRSEDGDLYMRWKAGSKRLRKQQKSVVVPIGRLSIGFCRHRAILFKALADFIGLPCRIAQGCKYCSAPHRSSCLVKIENDIRYSREYVVDLVVVPGSISNPDSSINGQLLSSVSSPFKTSCTASLENYAAPVAAWNRAIADDRCNSMFSDSQYSAVAGDKNPLQADTKEGVVLKCGQVMQNDNCNMMSVFQVPKQLKAMELGTKDVNKENIPGLTLPKHLLAESSFAMDWLEISWDELELKERIGAGSFGTVYRADWHGSDVAVKVLTDQGVGEAQLKEFLREISIMKRVRHPNVVLFMGAVTKCPHLSIVTEYLPRGSLFRLISKASSREILDLRRRLRMALDVAKGINYLHCLNPPIVHWDLKTPNMLVDKNWSVKVGDFGLSRFKATTFISSKSVAGTPEWMAPEFLRGEPSNEKCDVYSFGVILWELLTMQQPWGGLGPAQVVGAVAFQNRRLPIPKDTIPELAALVESCWADDPRQRPSFSSIVDTLKKLLKSMQGSGS; this is encoded by the exons ATGCCGCACCGTCGCCGCCTACACAGCctcgcgccgctgccgccgcctccccCTTCGCCTCACACCGCCTTCGACCTGTCCGAGGCCGAGTCGCGGCTGCCGCTCCTCGCAGACTACGGGCGGCTCAAGCCCGTCGACGACCTGTCCGCCCCCGCCGCGCCCCCGTCCGCGCACTGGAGCGCCGGGAGCGCCTTCACCGGCACCGAGCCCgcgaccgcctccacctccacgGCAGCGACGGGCTCCTCCCTGGCTCCCGCGTCATCCGCCGCGAGGGACGACACGTGGGTGCGCCGCTCCAGGGAGAGCTACTACCTGCAGCTCTCCCTCGCCATCCGCATCACCTCCGaggccttcctcgccggcgtcccgcccgagctcctcctccgccgcctcggccccgGCGATGAGGCGGAGCAGCACGCCGACGTCGCCGCCGATGCCGCCGCCGTCTCCTACCGGCTCTGG GTGAACGGGTGCCTGTCATGGGGGGACAAGATCGCGCACGGGTTCTACAACATCATGGGCATCGACCCGCACCTGTGGGCGATGTGCAACGCCGACGAGGGGGAGGGCCGCCGGCTGCCGACGCTGGCGGCGCTGCGGGAGGTGGACGCTAGCGACCAGTCGTCGCTGGAGGTGGTGCTCGTCGACAAGTGCGGCGACTCCGTGCTGGTCGACCTGGAGCGGCGCGCGCTTGACCTCTACCGCGCGCTCGGCGCCACGCTCGACCTCGTCCGCCGCCTCGCCCTGCTCGTCTCCGACCACATGGG GGGTGCATTGAGGTCGGAGGACGGAGACCTGTACATGCGGTGGAAGGCGGGCAGCAAGCGGCTGCGCAAGCAGCAGAAGAGCGTCGTCGTCCCCATCGGCCGCTTGTCCATTGGGTTCTGCAGGCATCGCGCCATTCTCTTCAAG GCTCTGGCAGATTTTATCGGCCTGCCGTGCCGAATCGCGCAAGGTTGCAAGTACTGCTCTGCGCCTCACCGCTCCTCTTGCCTTGTCAAAATTGAAAACGACATAAGATATTCAAG GGAGTACGTTGTGGACCTCGTGGTCGTGCCagggagcatctccaacccagactCGTCCATCAACGGCCAGCTGCTCTCCTCCGTGTCTTCCCCTTTCAAGACTTCTTGCACCGCAAGTTTGGAAAACTATGCGGCACCTGTTGCGGCTTGGAATCGTGCGATAGCTGACGATCGTTGCAACTCGATGTTCTCAGATTCTCAATATTCAG CAGTTGCTGGGGACAAGAACCCTCTTCAGGCAGACACCAAAGAGGGTGTGGTGCTGAAATGCGGTCAGGTCATGCAGAATGACAACTGCAACATGATGTCAGTGTTTCAAGTGCCGAAGCAATTGAAGGCAATGGAGCTCGGCACCAAGGATGTCAATAAGGAGAACATCCCTGGTCTTACACTGCCGAAACACCTGCTCGCTGAGTCATCTTTCGCCATGGATTGGCTTGAGATATCATGGGATGAGCTTGAGCTCAAGGAACGCATAGGCGCTG GTTCTTTTGGCACCGTTTATCGAGCTGACTGGCACGGTTCT GACGTTGCAGTAAAAGTGCTTACAGACCAGGGTGTTGGTGAAGCTCAGCTGAAAGAATTCCTCAGAGAG ATCTCTATCATGAAACGAGTTCGGCATCCAAACGTGGTATTATTCATGGGCGCAGTGACAAAATGCCCGCATTTGTCGATAGTAACCGAGTACTTGCCAAG AGGGAGCCTCTTCCGTCTCATCAGCAAAGCTTCCAGTAGGGAAATACTTGATTTACGGCGGCGTTTGCGCATGGCATTAGATGTT GCAAAAGGTATCAACTATCTCCACTGTCTCAACCCTCCTATCGTACATTGGGATCTGAAGACACCAAACATGCTGGTCGATAAGAACTGGTCTGTAAAG GTAGGTGACTTCGGCTTGTCCAGATTTAAGGCGACCACCTTCATATCGTCCAAATCAGTCGCTGGAACA CCAGAGTGGATGGCACCAGAATTTCTCCGTGGCGAGCCATCCAACGAGAAATGTGACGTGTACAGCTTCGGCGTGATCTTATGGGAGCTCCTGACGATGCAGCAACCATGGGGCGGCCTAGGCCCAGCACAA GTAGTAGGGGCAGTTGCTTTCCAGAACAGAAGGCTCCCAATCCCCAAAGACACCATCCCAGAACTAGCTGCTCTTGTTGAATCCTGTTGGGCTGA TGATCCAAGGCAGCGCCCTTCGTTTTCGAGTATTGTGGATACGCTGAAGAAGTTGCTCAAGTCGATGCAGGGATCCGGTTCATGA
- the LOC119365407 gene encoding serine/threonine-protein kinase CTR1-like isoform X2 encodes MPHRRRLHSLAPLPPPPPSPHTAFDLSEAESRLPLLADYGRLKPVDDLSAPAAPPSAHWSAGSAFTGTEPATASTSTAATGSSLAPASSAARDDTWVRRSRESYYLQLSLAIRITSEAFLAGVPPELLLRRLGPGDEAEQHADVAADAAAVSYRLWVNGCLSWGDKIAHGFYNIMGIDPHLWAMCNADEGEGRRLPTLAALREVDASDQSSLEVVLVDKCGDSVLVDLERRALDLYRALGATLDLVRRLALLVSDHMGGALRSEDGDLYMRWKAGSKRLRKQQKSVVVPIGRLSIGFCRHRAILFKALADFIGLPCRIAQGCKYCSAPHRSSCLVKIENDIRYSREYVVDLVVVPGSISNPDSSINGQLLSSVSSPFKTSCTASLENYAAPVAAWNRAIADDRCNSMFSDSQYSVAGDKNPLQADTKEGVVLKCGQVMQNDNCNMMSVFQVPKQLKAMELGTKDVNKENIPGLTLPKHLLAESSFAMDWLEISWDELELKERIGAGSFGTVYRADWHGSDVAVKVLTDQGVGEAQLKEFLREISIMKRVRHPNVVLFMGAVTKCPHLSIVTEYLPRGSLFRLISKASSREILDLRRRLRMALDVAKGINYLHCLNPPIVHWDLKTPNMLVDKNWSVKVGDFGLSRFKATTFISSKSVAGTPEWMAPEFLRGEPSNEKCDVYSFGVILWELLTMQQPWGGLGPAQVVGAVAFQNRRLPIPKDTIPELAALVESCWADDPRQRPSFSSIVDTLKKLLKSMQGSGS; translated from the exons ATGCCGCACCGTCGCCGCCTACACAGCctcgcgccgctgccgccgcctccccCTTCGCCTCACACCGCCTTCGACCTGTCCGAGGCCGAGTCGCGGCTGCCGCTCCTCGCAGACTACGGGCGGCTCAAGCCCGTCGACGACCTGTCCGCCCCCGCCGCGCCCCCGTCCGCGCACTGGAGCGCCGGGAGCGCCTTCACCGGCACCGAGCCCgcgaccgcctccacctccacgGCAGCGACGGGCTCCTCCCTGGCTCCCGCGTCATCCGCCGCGAGGGACGACACGTGGGTGCGCCGCTCCAGGGAGAGCTACTACCTGCAGCTCTCCCTCGCCATCCGCATCACCTCCGaggccttcctcgccggcgtcccgcccgagctcctcctccgccgcctcggccccgGCGATGAGGCGGAGCAGCACGCCGACGTCGCCGCCGATGCCGCCGCCGTCTCCTACCGGCTCTGG GTGAACGGGTGCCTGTCATGGGGGGACAAGATCGCGCACGGGTTCTACAACATCATGGGCATCGACCCGCACCTGTGGGCGATGTGCAACGCCGACGAGGGGGAGGGCCGCCGGCTGCCGACGCTGGCGGCGCTGCGGGAGGTGGACGCTAGCGACCAGTCGTCGCTGGAGGTGGTGCTCGTCGACAAGTGCGGCGACTCCGTGCTGGTCGACCTGGAGCGGCGCGCGCTTGACCTCTACCGCGCGCTCGGCGCCACGCTCGACCTCGTCCGCCGCCTCGCCCTGCTCGTCTCCGACCACATGGG GGGTGCATTGAGGTCGGAGGACGGAGACCTGTACATGCGGTGGAAGGCGGGCAGCAAGCGGCTGCGCAAGCAGCAGAAGAGCGTCGTCGTCCCCATCGGCCGCTTGTCCATTGGGTTCTGCAGGCATCGCGCCATTCTCTTCAAG GCTCTGGCAGATTTTATCGGCCTGCCGTGCCGAATCGCGCAAGGTTGCAAGTACTGCTCTGCGCCTCACCGCTCCTCTTGCCTTGTCAAAATTGAAAACGACATAAGATATTCAAG GGAGTACGTTGTGGACCTCGTGGTCGTGCCagggagcatctccaacccagactCGTCCATCAACGGCCAGCTGCTCTCCTCCGTGTCTTCCCCTTTCAAGACTTCTTGCACCGCAAGTTTGGAAAACTATGCGGCACCTGTTGCGGCTTGGAATCGTGCGATAGCTGACGATCGTTGCAACTCGATGTTCTCAGATTCTCAATATTCAG TTGCTGGGGACAAGAACCCTCTTCAGGCAGACACCAAAGAGGGTGTGGTGCTGAAATGCGGTCAGGTCATGCAGAATGACAACTGCAACATGATGTCAGTGTTTCAAGTGCCGAAGCAATTGAAGGCAATGGAGCTCGGCACCAAGGATGTCAATAAGGAGAACATCCCTGGTCTTACACTGCCGAAACACCTGCTCGCTGAGTCATCTTTCGCCATGGATTGGCTTGAGATATCATGGGATGAGCTTGAGCTCAAGGAACGCATAGGCGCTG GTTCTTTTGGCACCGTTTATCGAGCTGACTGGCACGGTTCT GACGTTGCAGTAAAAGTGCTTACAGACCAGGGTGTTGGTGAAGCTCAGCTGAAAGAATTCCTCAGAGAG ATCTCTATCATGAAACGAGTTCGGCATCCAAACGTGGTATTATTCATGGGCGCAGTGACAAAATGCCCGCATTTGTCGATAGTAACCGAGTACTTGCCAAG AGGGAGCCTCTTCCGTCTCATCAGCAAAGCTTCCAGTAGGGAAATACTTGATTTACGGCGGCGTTTGCGCATGGCATTAGATGTT GCAAAAGGTATCAACTATCTCCACTGTCTCAACCCTCCTATCGTACATTGGGATCTGAAGACACCAAACATGCTGGTCGATAAGAACTGGTCTGTAAAG GTAGGTGACTTCGGCTTGTCCAGATTTAAGGCGACCACCTTCATATCGTCCAAATCAGTCGCTGGAACA CCAGAGTGGATGGCACCAGAATTTCTCCGTGGCGAGCCATCCAACGAGAAATGTGACGTGTACAGCTTCGGCGTGATCTTATGGGAGCTCCTGACGATGCAGCAACCATGGGGCGGCCTAGGCCCAGCACAA GTAGTAGGGGCAGTTGCTTTCCAGAACAGAAGGCTCCCAATCCCCAAAGACACCATCCCAGAACTAGCTGCTCTTGTTGAATCCTGTTGGGCTGA TGATCCAAGGCAGCGCCCTTCGTTTTCGAGTATTGTGGATACGCTGAAGAAGTTGCTCAAGTCGATGCAGGGATCCGGTTCATGA